In the genome of bacterium, the window ACTTAAACTTGGCTCTTTTCGTCCAGCATAATCGCAGGGCTTACCCTACTTAATATACTTGCTGAACTATATGCCTCTTCCGCCATTCCCGGAAAATGGAGGCACAGCATTCAAATCCCCGAGTGGGTCAGCCCTTCAAAATCGGCTCCTATCCACTCGGATAATTGCTTGTTTCTTAAGCCCCTTGCGAGACTCCAAAAACACTGTAATACGGCTTACGCCGCAGACAACTGATATTAGCTAAAACTCGACCGGATGTCAAGAGTTTTTCAACATCCCGCAAGAAAAGTCTAAAAAGTAGTCAGAACGGAAGGTCCTCATCCGGTCCTGAACCAAAATGGGTCGGTTCCGGTTGCGAATGGCTTGATTCTCCAATACTTTCGCCACCTTCCTTGGGTGAAAGATTGCGAATTGTATTGGCCAGAATTTCAAATGACGTGCGTTTCTGACCCTCCTTGTCCTCCCAGTTCCTCATCGAGATCCGGCCTTCAACATACGCCAGATTCCCCTTCTTGAAGGACTCACTCGCCCGCTCAGCAGCCTGTCCAAACACGACAATCGTGTGCCACGTCGTTTCTGACTGCCAATTCCCCTGCTGATCCTTGCGGTTCTCATTCGTTGCCAACGTGAACCGCGCCACCGCCATGCCGCTGGGAGTGTACCTCATCTCCGGGTCCTTGCCCAAGCGTCCAATCAATGTAACTCGATTGACCAAAATATACTCCTACTGTGTTTGCAATTTATTTGAATTCTCAAATCGCTCTTCTCTGAAATTCAGCGTTTACAAGCTCACCGTGCTTTCCACGCTGTTATGAGAGGCCGTCTGCCTGTCCCGCCTCCGCGAAATCAACAGCCAAAAGAGTCCTCCCACCACGATACCTGCGGCATCCGCCAGCAAATCCCCCGTCTCTGCACTCCTCGTCGACGTCTGCGTCTGCAAAACCTCAATCAGTCCTCCCATCCCCAAACACACTGCTGCCGCCGTCAGCAATGGCCGCGTCTGTCCGGGAGTATCCTCAAGCGCCCCCGCCCACACAATACTGCCAATCAAGAATGCCAATGCGTGCAGCACCTTGTCCGAAACAGGCGCCGTTATCAGCTCCACATTTCGAATCGGTGTAATCGCCAGACTAAGTACCACCGCCGACCAGACCACTGCCGAAGCTTCCCAGAAGCGGCGCGAAGAAGAGTTCACAGTTGAAGCTTATTCGTTTTCTGTTTCCGTTGCCAGTTCATCAATCGCCGCCGGCAAATGTGCTATCACATCGCTCGGCAGCAGCGACACCTCGCCCAGCACGTCCGCCGCAATATCTGCCGCCAGCCCGTGCACATACGCGCCGCCCCACGCACACGCCCCTGCCGGAATTCCCTGTGCACACAATGCCCCAACTATTCCCGCCAGCACGTCTCCCGAGCCGCCCGTTGCCAACCCCGGATTACCCGTCGTGTTCACATAGACCTTGCCATCTGTGGTCACTGTTGCAGACGAGGAACCTTTCACATGCACGACCACCTGATGCTGCCGTGCAAACTCCCGCGCCGCCGCGATTCGCTCATGCACAGTCGGCAAACTCGTGCCACACAGCCGCTCAAGCTCGCCCGGATGCGGAGTCAGGATGGCGTTTACCGGAAGCTTGTCCTGCAAATGATGAGCGGCAATCAAATTCAATCCGTCCGCGTCAATGACCAGCCGCTTGTTTGATGCTAAAATATCATTTAACAGATGCGCCGTTTCCGCGTCTTGTCCCAGACCCGGTCCTACGGCCACTGCATCCGCCCATTTCAGCAGCGGCTCCAGCTTCTCTCTTGCCGCATAAGAGATACACCCGCCTGCGGTTTCCGGCAGTCCGACCGTCATCAGTTCCGGCTGCCTCGTGACTTCGGAGCGAACACACTCCGGTGTCGCCACCATCACCAATCCGGCTCCACAGCGCAAGGCCGCTCCTGCTGCCAGTCGCGCCGCGCCGCTCATCCCCTTGGACCCCGCAATCAGCAGCAATTTGCCGTAGTTCCCCTTGTGAGAATTGGCAGGCCGCTCCGGAAACAGTGTTGCCGCGTCGTCATGCTCGGGAAGGAAATATGTGGCTTTGAGCGCGTCGTCCGCTGATATCGGAAGCGAGATGGGTACGATGTGCACTTCGCCGGCATGCTTCCGGCCCGGCTCAAGATATAGTCCCGGTTTGCCGCATTGAAACGTGATAGTAAAGGTCGCATCGAGCGCGATTCCCAGCTCCGCTCCCGTATCCGCATTCACACCGCTCGGCAGGTCAAGGGCTAACACCGGAAGCTCGGTTTGATTCAACAGCTCAATCGCCTCAGCGAACAATCCCGTCACCTTGCGTTCCAAGCCCGTTCCGAACATCGCGTCCACGACAAGATCATACCCCTCAAACTCGAGATCTTCCCCCGTCTCCGGCTCAATCATCGGTATGTCCAGCTTCGCCGCCGCCTCAAAGTTTATCTTGGCATCACCGCTAAGCTTCACCGGGTCATCCATCAGCCAAATCTCAACATCGCACCCCCGCAAAAACAGCTGCCTCGCCAGTGCAAACCCGTCACCGCCGTTGTTTCCCGGCCCGCACAGAACTCCAATGGTCAGCAAGTCCACGTCCCCGAGTTCCTTTTCAATCAGGTCAAGTGCGGCAAGAGCGGCATTCTCCATGAGCACGATGCCCGGGATTCCCATTTCCGTGATGGCCCGGCGGTCGAAACCCCGCATTTGCTCAGAGGTAAAGAGTGGTAACATAGTTGGAGTCAGGTGCTAAACAGATGTTCCCCAATTTACACAATCTCTCCGGCATTCTCAATAGGTTTATTTCTTACTTTGCTCGTCCGGAACAATCTTCTGTATCCCCCCGTTTTACTTATAAACGGATAAATAGGTCTTTTAATCATCTGGAGCTAGTCATGCGCACTATTACTTCCCTATCCCTTCTCCTCTTTACAATCACTGCTCTTTGTCTGCTATTCGCTCAACCGGCATGGGCACATTGCGATTCCATGGACGGACCCGTCATCAGCGATGCAAAACGCGCCTTGGAGGCGGGCAACCCGGCACCCGCCCTGAAATGGGTGAGCGCTGAAAACGAATCGCAGGTTACTCACGTGTTCGAGCAAACACTCCGCGTGCGGGAACTTGGAGGAGAAGCTCGATCTCTTGCCGACCGTTACTTCTTTGAAACTCTCGTTCGAGTGCATCGCGCCGGTGAAGGCGAACCCTATACCGGACTGAAGGAGGCCGGGTCGGTTGATGAAGGTATTCTTGTTGCCGACCGTGCCCTTGAGACAAATACCGGAAAGGCGTTGGCCGGCGAGTTAAGCAAGCAAATTGAAGCGGAAACTATATCCCGCTTTGAACAAGCTTCCGCCGCCCGTCAAATTGCCGACAACTCTGTTGACAGCGGACGGGAGTTTGTCGAGGCCTACGTGAACTACATTCATTTCGTTGAAGCTGTTCAAAACCTTGGCCGAAAGCATACTGCTCAAACCAAATCTGCCCAGTCTCATGACGGGCACTCCGCCCATCAGCATTAGCTCTCACTGTCTTGCCTTTGCCTTGTCTTCGCTCCCCTCGCGTTTCGCGAGGGGAGTTTTTTTGAAGATGCCCCTCCTCCAAATCAGAATCTGACCAAAAAAGTATGAATCTATTTTCAATAGATAAAGAGTGTCGTCGTCAAACCTCAATTTCTGATTTTAAACTTCTTGCTTGACTTTGATTGCACTTTTGGTCAGGTTGATACAAATAGTATTGCGGATCGAGAGTATTCAGCCCGTAATACTGTACTTATTTGTCGAATACATGTCATCACGGCGACAACCTCGGCCTCCGGGCGGCTGTATCCGCGTCACCTATTAGGAAGGAAAACAGCAATGAACTTCTACTCATCTGTCAGACGTCTGATGTCTGCGGTTTGCATTTCGCTGTGTGCGCTGTTCATTACCTCTAATCAGGTCACTGCCCAATCCTGGGTCGCTCAGTCTATTCCGACTCCGGGCGATGTATTGGGTGTGTTCTTTCTCGACGGAAACAACGGCTGGGCGGTCGGCGGATATTGGGACAATCAGGACATTGTGCACAGCACCATTCTCCATACGTCAAACGGCGGCAACACTTGGCACGAACAAGTTAGCAACGCAAATACATTCTTGTTTGGAATTACGTTCGCTGACTTGTACAACGGATGGGCCTGCGGATGGTCTGGTGTCATACTGCATACCACGGATGGCGGAAACACGTGGGTTCTTCAAGACCCGGGAACAGACCATTCCCTGCTCGATATCACATGTGTCAGTCCCACCGAAGCCTGGGCGGTCGGACAATTTGCGACCATTCTGCACACGGTAGATGGCGGAATGACCTGGACTCAACAGGAGCACCCGCTGGATGGCACTACTATTGGACCGCGAAAAGTCGTGTTCCTCAATCCCAACCAAGGCTGGGCCTTCGGCGAATTCTATACGGTCTTTCAGACTGCCGATGGCGGACAGAACTGGACCTATCCCGGCATATTGACTCCAGGACAAATCTGGGGTGGAGACTTTGCCGACGCGAATAACGGCTGGGCGGTCGGACATCCGAACTATGGCCATTGGTTGCAGCCGAGCTTGATTCTCCACACGACGGACGGCGGCCAAACTTGGACACCCCAACCCAATCATAGCTCGCTCAGCGCTCTCATGGATGCGGCGGCGATTGATGCGAACAACGTCTGGGTTGTCGGCTACACTGGTATCTATCGTACGAATGACGGCGGACAGTCTTGGATTAATCAGCCTGCTGGTACAAGAAGGTATTTTGCCATCTCGGCGGTGAGCGAACATAATGCTTGGGCAGTCGGAGAATACAGCACCGTCCGCTGTTTCAGTGCCAACAGTCCGATTCAGTTGGGTTCCGTCTCTGTTGTTTCGTCAGGCCCACCCGATTGGACGTACTGTTTGAATTGGATTAGCGGCTCGTTGTCAAGGTTGACCTTTACCAACGTGTGTCACGGAACCATTGGCTCTGTAACCGGAGATGCTGCCCAAGTTGGATGGCAGGTCACGAACTACGTGGATTCGGTTGTCTTTACCGCCGCAACTCCGCTCATCGTTGGCAGCTTGACGGGATTTCGGCTGTCTCATCCTTCCTGTTCAGATTTTGTAAATTGGAGCGTTGGGGACAGCTCCGGCATCGTGGATGGGCCGCTTCCTGTCAATCTTCTTTCCTTTACGGCACAAACTGGTGACGCTTTGGTCAAACTGAACTGGAGCACGGGTTCAGAATACAATATCAGCCATTTCGAATTGCGGCGGGACGGTTGGTCTATTGCCAATGTGCAGGCGGCAAATAGTGTCGGAGGCGGCAGTTACTCATGGAGTGACCCGGTCGTTGTGAATGGCCAGACCTACCAATACTCTCTCAGTGCTGTCAATCTCGATGGCACACTTCAACTGCTTGGTACTTTAGAGGCCACTCCGCAGAGTGCGGCCATACCGGTTCGATTTTCACTCGCCCAGAATTATCCTAATCCATTCAATGCTTCGACCACGATTGAGTTCTCTCTGCCCGATGCGGCGGACATTTCGTTGAGGCTCTTTAATCTCGCCGGACAGGAAGTTGCTGTGCTTGCATCAGGCGTGCACTCCGCGGGTTCGCATTCTGTAAATCTGAATGCCAAGGAATTGTCCACCGGTATTTATTTCTATCGTCTCGAATCCTTGAACAAGTCCACTCAACAGAAAATGGTTTTGCTCAAGTAGCTTCTTGTTTTGTTCACACAAATCAAGAGGTCGAGCAAAGCAAGCTCGACCTCTTCTTTCTCCAAGGTGTTCTCTCTCAACGGCCCCCGCCCTACCCTTTCTATTTTCTCACATCTCGTTTTCCGATGATTCCTGATGCCTCTCTTTTTTGCCCACTATTTCCCTAATTTCAATTTGAACAAATGTTTATTAAGTTCAATAAAATGAAATTTTCTCTTGACATGTTGCATTTTCAGTATTATATTGTATGCACAATTTCGACCTATTAATCGCGCAGGACCCTACGCATTAGCTCCGGTGGTAACTCGGGTATCAGCCCCTTAGGCTCGGCAAACAACCGGTGCCGCACTTTCGCAATCATCCGGTAAACTTCGTTCCATATCTTCATCGGCAGCATGTCACATGCTGCGACGACGCCCCGCCAAAAGCGGCCGCAGTAGCGCAGCAGATAAAACACTGCCGCCGCTTCCGACAGCAGTCGCTGTTCTGTTTCATGATAAACCAAGATACTTCGAGGTGTCAGGCTGATTCCCCTGGACTGCGCAAATGTACGGTAGGTCTCGGACTGAATCGGAGCAAAGTAGAGACGCTCACCGCGATCCCGCGTCAGCAAAAAAACAACGGCCCTGTGGCACAAACCACAACGGCCGTCATAAAACGCGGTTATTTGCTCAATGCTCATGAAAAGGAACTCTCAAGCTCAGGCTCCTTTAACATTTTCCGCCGCCACGCGAGGTACATCCACACTGCCGGAGGCAGCAACAGCGCCGATGCGCCAATGCCGCCTTCAACACCAAGCGCTCCGCCCGTCCACAGTTTCGGCCCGCCAATCTGCACAAGGTCTGATGCCCACAAGTCGATGCTCGTCACTGGAAGCCCCAGCAGCGGACCCATCGCGTAATTCCACCCGAAGTGCGCGCCAATCGGCAGCCACAATGAACGGCTGTAGAGAAACACGTAGCCCAACAGCATACCGATGACAAACAGATTGGCAAGCAGGAGCAGCGCGTCCAACTTAAGCAGCGTCCAGTGCAGCAACACGAACAGCACAGAGGACACAATCACTCCGGCGTGAGAACCGAAGTTCGCCCGCACCATCTGCTGCACGTAGCCGTGAATTAACGTCTCCTGCTGCACGGTATTGAACAGCATTGCCAGCGTCACCCATCCAAGCTCTCTATTCAGCGGCCCAGGACCTCCGCCCGCCTTGACAAAACCCAGCACGGCCAGCACGCCAATCAGCACGAAAAGCCAGAGACTCCCGGCTGCGGTGCCAAGCGCGAAATCCTTGACCACTCGCCGGGGCGAGAATCCCACCCGTGTCATGGAGACCCTGTCCGCATAGCGTGTCATCGCCAGCGCCGCAAGCACGAGCGTCACCATTGCCAGAAGCTCAATGACCATCCGGCCGCGTGCCGTGGCAATCGTTTCGTACTCCGTCTCAGGATACAGAATGAACGGCAGTACAAACGGAATATACAGAGCTAAGAAAAGACCGACAAACAGCACGAGCTTCCAGCTCACAGACCAAAGTCGGCGAGGGAAGCTCGTGCCAGTGCCGTTAGGCTGATGAAGCATAGGCCTATAAGCCTATGTTACTTCAACAGCAGCAGTTTTGTTATCCGCTCCGCTGTCGGAGTCTTCAGTACCGCGAAATAAGTACCTGAGGCCATCTCCGCGGCATTCCACTGCACACGGTGGACACCGGCAGTCAGCATACCTTGGTGCAGCACCGCGACCTCCTGGCCGGCCAGATTGTGAATTACCACACGCACATCCGAATTCTGCGGCAGTGCGAAGTCAATCGTCGTCTGCGGGTTGAACGGATTCGGGAAAGCTTCGATCACATAATCCGTCGGAACTAGCGTCGGGTCATCACCTAGTCCGCTTTGAATAATCACCCGCGGAGTCCACGTCACCGAGTCGCAAAACTCGAAGTCGCAGGCGCGGCACTTCACCGTGTTCTGGTTCAGCGTGATGAAGCGGTGGTTGTAGGTCGGGCTGTTGGTTCCGACCGGGTTGCCATTGTGGAACCACTGATAGTTCAGCGTCTGACCGTCGGGGTCTTCCGCCAACACCGAGAAATTGATGGTCGTGTTGAAAATCACTGTGTCCAGCGTGTCCGGCGACGGAACCGCAGCCGTGATAACCGGCGGATGATTTTCCTGTCCCGGAATGCGAACCGTTGCGCGCAGCATCACGTCCGCTTCATTCAACAGACGGTTCTCTGCCCAGCCGCCCGCGGCTTCCCACGAACGACGCGAGATTCCCTGAGCAGACGTCGTGTCGACGCCAAACACTGCGGTCGTTCCCGCCGTCGTGTACCAGGCCACATAGAAGCTGCCGTCATTGATGATGACTTCGCCCGCTTCAACCGTCACGCTGTTCCAGCCGACCGTCGGATTGTTCACGTCCGCCGCCCAGATGATGTCGCCGGGTGAACCGTTGGGACCGTTGTCATCGAGAATCTGAATCTCAAACGCGCCGACCGTCGTCACGTAGCAGCGCGCGCTGATGACTTCGCACGGATAAACCGGCGGTTCAAATTCCATACCCATTCCGCCTTCGCCACCGGCCCAGCTCCAATCGCGGTCCGGCGTGCCGTCGTCATAAACCAACTCGCCCGGCAGAGTCACCACGTGTGCTTCGGCACGAACCGAGTTGTTGGCCGCGTTCATGTCACCGGTCAGAGTCACGGTTCCTACGATACGGAACACGCCGTCCGTGCTCGGCACCCAAACATCCGGAATATTCGTATCGATCACCTGACTCGGGTTAATCGTCGTGCCGGTGATATTGCTCTGAGTAATCAGCGTGTTGTTCGTCTGGCGGATTGCATAGTTTGCCGTGTAGGCCGTCTCCACCTGGTTGCCGGCGTTGCGTACGCTCAAGAAACCGTCAAGGGTGTCTGCATTCTGAATGAAGATACCTTGGGAAAGGTGGTTCTGTGTTCCAGCGACCGCAAGGTCATGCACCTGGAACGTGATTTCATCGGGATAGTAGAACTTGATGGCCGTGCCATTGGTCGGCGACGTGCCAAAGAAGTTCGAGATACCAATCTGTCCCGTCAGATTCTCAATACCAACAGCGATGTTGTTGTTGGAAATCGCGCCCGTCTGCGGTCCGTATTGGAACGTGATGGAGGAGTCCGCGCCGGACAGAATCAACTGGAAGTTGTGATTACCGTCGTTGCCGGTTTCGAGCCACGCGGCTACGTTCACCCACGACACAATCAGCGTATCCTCGCTATTCGTCCAGTAGTAGCACTCGCTCGCTTCACCCGTGCCGAAGAACCAATCGGCCACGAACGGTCCAACGATGTCATTCGGTGCTGCGGCATTCGGAAACTGCGGAATCGGCTGCGCAAGCTGGCCGGCCGTCGAAAACTTGATGTAGCCGTTCGAACCGACTGAGAACGAACTTACGTCGTACCAGTAGAAACGGAAGTTCCAGCCAATCTGGAACGGGCCGACGAAATTGTCATCCGTCAAACCGTTCACACGGGTTCCGTTCGTGGTAATGTCAATCCAGGCGAAGTCGGGACCGTCCGGCTCGTTCTGGTCTTTCGCAAGGTAACCGAACTGGTCGGGACCCCATTGCGTGTCGAGACTCTGTGGAGTGCCGCGCCAAATATCGGCCGGACCTGAGCCACTCTTGGCAAAGCTAATTGACATGCTCGCAATTAGCAGCGCAAACAAAAACCAACGCTTCATCTTGTTGCTCCTTTCAAGGCTGCGGGACTGCCGGGACCACCGGAAGTCGTACAAAAAAGTAGTTAGAGGTTAATCTATTGAACTGTCGTCTTCGGGAAAAATCATGACTACGGCCGCGGCCGTGGTTCTGGTATGTGTCAATGATACGGAAATTCGCATCGGAAATTCGGCGTACGGACCGTGAATGCGAACACGCGGGCCCTTGCCCGGAACCGTCAGCACTTCGACATCGCGAAAGGCCAGATGCTCGCCAATTCCTGTGCCGAGCGCTTTTGCCACTGCTTCCTTCGTCGCCCAGCGAGCCGCCAATGACTCTTCTGCTTTGGCGCGCTTCAGACATTCTGCAAGTTCGCTCTCGGTAAATATTCTTTCGAGAAATGCCCTGTCGTCGAGATGTTTGGCTATCCGTTCAACTTCCACGAGGTCTATTCCCAATGAAGGCAGAATCGGTGTCGGCGGAGTTTTTTCGGTCATCTGGTCGGTAACGGCGATGCCAATTGCGCGGAAACTTGTGACGCGATCACGACGTACGTGGTCTGACCGAACGGTTCGGCCAGTGCTCCTTCATGCACATACTCCGGAAAAGCATTCGCGCCGACAAACTGAGCGGTGCTCCAATCAAACTCGCCGGACGTTGTTCTGAACACCCAATACTCCACAGCGTCAGGCACTTCCGTCCAGCGCAACCTGATGTTCTGTGTCCCTGTGATGTGCACAATGTTTAAGTCGTCAATGGGCGCCAGGTGGAAGAACGGATACGGTCCGAGGTCAGGCAGCGTGCCGTCAGGGTCCTGCGGACTATTGGCTGAGCCGGCATTTATCAAATGCGAGGTATGGTGGAGACTGAATTCGCCGTACGGGCCGAGCGGGTCAAATCCGGGCGACGTGAACAGGTTGCCGTACACGTCAATCGAATCGCCATTCTCATTCAGGTTCTGAAGAACTCCGAAGTTCGGCGGCGCTCCCTGCAGGTTCGTCGGTCTGGTATGAAAAGCCGTGAAGCGCAGTGTATCTATATCCGGTCCGGCCATGAAACCGTGAATTGCGTTCTCGACAAAAACACACTGGTGAATCGTCATATTCGCATCCGAATACACCGTGGAGTAATTCCCTCCCCAGTTTCGATAGAACAGACAATTCGTGAACCGCAGCGTGTCTCCAGTTGGAGCAAAGACTGCGCCGTAATTTCCTGTATAGCCGTCGTGGCGGGATTCATTGCGGGAAAACACACAGCGATTAAACTCGACTTTGCCGCCGTCCACCAGATGCGCTACTCCGCCTGACAACGAGAGGTTGCTGTCGAATACACAACTTTCAAAACGGAAGTTCGAATTGTCGGCATAGACCACGCCGCCCCAAATCGTTCCCTTGTTTCCGTAGAACTCAGTTGAATCCACCGTGACTTCACAATCATAGAAACAAAGCGCTCCGCCGTCGAGCGCCCGGCTGTACTTTACGGTGCAACCGGATATTTCAATTTGACTGCTGTTGGCACGAACCGCCGCGCCGCAACCCCCTTCCCTGCCGTTTTCAAAAAACGTACTATTCTCGATGCGCAATGATTGAGTCAGCACATTAACACCGAACCCGGTGTTGTAACGAAAATTCAAATCCCGGATTTCGTGCAGGCCGCCCATTACCCGTATGACGCCGTCCCACGAAGAGGCGAATTCGACGATCGTATTTCGCAGAACTGATGAATCCCCTGTGGAATTCGCGAATGCCAATCCCTGCCAGCGAGTGGGATAGGTCACCGTATCCTGAGTGAAAAGAACCGGGTCGGCGGCTGTGCCCTCGCAATGCAGCCGCCCGTAAACGGTCAGGCGCTGACCTCCGTGCAATTCGACGCGAACACCCGGCTCGATTTGCAACTCCTGCCCCGTTTGCACAACGAGACTGCCGGTCGCGATGTACGGATTCCCCATGATCGTCCAGACCCCGCTCACAGCGCCGGAGACATAGGTCGTGTCCGCATCGGCCTGAAAGACAATGACCAGAGACAAAATGGTCACAAAGTGCGACTTCATTTCACCCTCCATTTTGGAGTTATCCCGAGGATGGGTCGAACTATCGCTGCAACGTCAGCTGTGCCGAAGCGGCGGAGACTTGCGAAGCAATGACCACGTACGTGAATTGCTGAAACGGTGCGCTAAGCGCGCCAAGAACAACAAACTCGTCGGCTGGAGTGGAGCCCACGAAGCTTGCGGAGTTCCAATTAAACTCACTAGCGAGTGAGTGGAATATCCAGTACTCCGCGGCCTCTTCATGGCCAATCCAGCGCAAACGGATATCGTCTGTTCCGTCCACAAGTTCAATGGTAACATCGCGCACAGGGTCCAAGCGATAAAACGCATGCGGACCGATGTCGGGCAGCGTGCTGTCAGGGTCGAGTCCCAGATTCGGGTCGCCCGCGTCTATCCAGTGCGACGTATGGTGCAAACTGAATTGCCCGTGCGGACCCAACGCGTCAAAATTGGCCGGAATGGAGAGATTACCGAAGGCGTCCGTTGAATCGCCGTTGATGTTCACGGCGCTCATTCGGCCAAATCCCGACGGACCGACAACCTCTAATCTAAAATTGGGATTGCTGAAGACACAGTGGCGTATCGTATCAACATCGCCGACAATGGACGGGTACAAGTTGTCCAGAAACCCCGTATTGAACATCCACGTGTTTCCCGCTACCCGCAACGCTCCGCCCGTCGCCCCCCAATTCCCAATAAACAAGCAATTTGAAATCTGCTGTGGACCGGGTGCATTCATCACAAAGCCGCCATAGGTCCCAGTGCGGCCATCACTATACACGGCACGATTGTCGCGGACAATGGTACGCTCAAATCGTACTCCCGAGTTGCCGACAATCATTCCGCCTCCGCCACTCGTAGCTTTGTTGCTGTCCACGACACAATGTGTCAGGGTCACACGAGAGCTGTCTGCAAAGATGCCGCCTGCCCAAATGGACGCGCGGTTCCCGCGAATCAGACAACTGTCCAACGACAACGTGGAATAGAACGCGCAAATGCCGCCGCCGTCCATACCGGAATTGCCGTCAAAAACAGAGCGGCGAAAAACTATGTCCGACAAGTAGAGATGCGCGCCGCCGCCGCAAGCACTCATATGCCCGTTATTGACGAGCAGGATGTCCGTGAGTTCGGCCGTCGTTCGCTCCAGCTTCAGGCCGACTCCATCACAATTGCGAATGGTGATATGAGAAAAATCAACAGGCTGCTCCAACACGCTCAGAGCACCGCTGTAGCTTACCGCATTCTCGATGACAACGTGGCGCATGACAGACGTGTCTCCTGACGTATTCATGAAGCGGAGACCGCGCCATCTGTCGCCGACTAAACTTGTATCCTGCGTGAATAGCACAGGGCTGTGTGTTTCGCCCGCGCATTCCAAGTGACCTGTGATGTTAAACTGGTCGCCGCCTGTGAAGTGAACCTGTACGCCGGGACGAATCAGCAGCGTGTCTTGCGCGGCAAGAAAGAGTGAACCTGTCGCGATGTAGGGATTACCCGCTGCAGTCCATTCTCCGTTCACATTTCCAGCAACAAAGGTCTGAGCGACAATTGCTCTTGCAAAGAGCAGACAAAACAGAATCCAACTTCCTGATTTCATCCGACCCTCCTTTGGACGGTGCGCAAAGTTTTGCACACCTGACTGCGTCAGAACAATGAGGTTTGGTCTTCGTCAATTTCCATCAAATTCAGGACTTGCAGGAGCTGACTGATGTCGTCGATGTCGTAATCCGCTCCACTCTCGACTGTGTTTTTTGTATCGCCGTAACGGGCGAATACAGTTACGATGCCAAGCTGCTTGGCTCCGACCATGTCCCGTTCAGGCCAGTCTCCGACCATGATGACTTCCCTGGGGGACAATCCCATGATGGCCAGAGCGCGCTCAAAGGGCACCGGTGATGGCTTGCGATGGCCGGTATCATCAAAGGTCACAACCGGGTCAAACATGTGATGTAAATCCAGCTGAGCGAGCCGCAGCCACGCCCCAAGTCTGGGAGCATCGGAAATGACGGCCAGCCGCAAACCCCGTCGCAGCAGCTCTGCCAAGGTTGAGCGGACGTGCGGGTAAGTGACCAAGTAATTATTGCGCGCCCGACGATAGGCGACAATGCCTGCCGCAAGCCATTTGAAATCGACGACCCGGTAGTGCTTTTGCAGAAATATATCAAAGATCTCCTGATTCTCAATGCCCACCTTGTCGTAAATCTCGTAGATGAGTTTGACGGCCTCGTCAGGCTGCATCGGCATGCCGGAGTCGATCATGGCGGTGACCGCGGCCTCGATGGATGCCCGCTTCATGCGCATGAAGTCCAGCAGGGTATTATCGAGGTCGAAGAGGATCCCGCGAATCATTGGCAAAGTAGGCTTTTAAGGGGTTAGGCAAATTACA includes:
- a CDS encoding T9SS type A sorting domain-containing protein produces the protein MKRWFLFALLIASMSISFAKSGSGPADIWRGTPQSLDTQWGPDQFGYLAKDQNEPDGPDFAWIDITTNGTRVNGLTDDNFVGPFQIGWNFRFYWYDVSSFSVGSNGYIKFSTAGQLAQPIPQFPNAAAPNDIVGPFVADWFFGTGEASECYYWTNSEDTLIVSWVNVAAWLETGNDGNHNFQLILSGADSSITFQYGPQTGAISNNNIAVGIENLTGQIGISNFFGTSPTNGTAIKFYYPDEITFQVHDLAVAGTQNHLSQGIFIQNADTLDGFLSVRNAGNQVETAYTANYAIRQTNNTLITQSNITGTTINPSQVIDTNIPDVWVPSTDGVFRIVGTVTLTGDMNAANNSVRAEAHVVTLPGELVYDDGTPDRDWSWAGGEGGMGMEFEPPVYPCEVISARCYVTTVGAFEIQILDDNGPNGSPGDIIWAADVNNPTVGWNSVTVEAGEVIINDGSFYVAWYTTAGTTAVFGVDTTSAQGISRRSWEAAGGWAENRLLNEADVMLRATVRIPGQENHPPVITAAVPSPDTLDTVIFNTTINFSVLAEDPDGQTLNYQWFHNGNPVGTNSPTYNHRFITLNQNTVKCRACDFEFCDSVTWTPRVIIQSGLGDDPTLVPTDYVIEAFPNPFNPQTTIDFALPQNSDVRVVIHNLAGQEVAVLHQGMLTAGVHRVQWNAAEMASGTYFAVLKTPTAERITKLLLLK
- the acpS gene encoding holo-ACP synthase, with the translated sequence MTEKTPPTPILPSLGIDLVEVERIAKHLDDRAFLERIFTESELAECLKRAKAEESLAARWATKEAVAKALGTGIGEHLAFRDVEVLTVPGKGPRVRIHGPYAEFPMRISVSLTHTRTTAAAVVMIFPEDDSSID
- a CDS encoding right-handed parallel beta-helix repeat-containing protein, with translation MKSHFVTILSLVIVFQADADTTYVSGAVSGVWTIMGNPYIATGSLVVQTGQELQIEPGVRVELHGGQRLTVYGRLHCEGTAADPVLFTQDTVTYPTRWQGLAFANSTGDSSVLRNTIVEFASSWDGVIRVMGGLHEIRDLNFRYNTGFGVNVLTQSLRIENSTFFENGREGGCGAAVRANSSQIEISGCTVKYSRALDGGALCFYDCEVTVDSTEFYGNKGTIWGGVVYADNSNFRFESCVFDSNLSLSGGVAHLVDGGKVEFNRCVFSRNESRHDGYTGNYGAVFAPTGDTLRFTNCLFYRNWGGNYSTVYSDANMTIHQCVFVENAIHGFMAGPDIDTLRFTAFHTRPTNLQGAPPNFGVLQNLNENGDSIDVYGNLFTSPGFDPLGPYGEFSLHHTSHLINAGSANSPQDPDGTLPDLGPYPFFHLAPIDDLNIVHITGTQNIRLRWTEVPDAVEYWVFRTTSGEFDWSTAQFVGANAFPEYVHEGALAEPFGQTTYVVIASQVSAQLASPLPTR
- a CDS encoding right-handed parallel beta-helix repeat-containing protein; translated protein: MKSGSWILFCLLFARAIVAQTFVAGNVNGEWTAAGNPYIATGSLFLAAQDTLLIRPGVQVHFTGGDQFNITGHLECAGETHSPVLFTQDTSLVGDRWRGLRFMNTSGDTSVMRHVVIENAVSYSGALSVLEQPVDFSHITIRNCDGVGLKLERTTAELTDILLVNNGHMSACGGGAHLYLSDIVFRRSVFDGNSGMDGGGICAFYSTLSLDSCLIRGNRASIWAGGIFADSSRVTLTHCVVDSNKATSGGGGMIVGNSGVRFERTIVRDNRAVYSDGRTGTYGGFVMNAPGPQQISNCLFIGNWGATGGALRVAGNTWMFNTGFLDNLYPSIVGDVDTIRHCVFSNPNFRLEVVGPSGFGRMSAVNINGDSTDAFGNLSIPANFDALGPHGQFSLHHTSHWIDAGDPNLGLDPDSTLPDIGPHAFYRLDPVRDVTIELVDGTDDIRLRWIGHEEAAEYWIFHSLASEFNWNSASFVGSTPADEFVVLGALSAPFQQFTYVVIASQVSAASAQLTLQR